A single Halarcobacter anaerophilus DNA region contains:
- a CDS encoding ABC transporter permease, whose translation MSLYAFLGTLEIGFIYGLVAMGVYLTFRILDFPDLTVDGSFTLGAATTAALIVSGVNPYLSTLLGTLAAASAGIVTAWLNLRFNILHLLASILTMTALYTINLRVMGKPNLSLIMEPTVLTPFEDLGIPAMYLKVIFVAICAVIGGLLLSWFLYTQYGLAMRAVGSNKRMAQANGIVVKEKVYVGLALSNGLVGLAGALFAQTSGFADSTMGIGTIVVGLAAVIIGESIFGTKSMLVVVLSCILGSILYRIAVSMALNADFLGFQASDLNLLTAVLVTLSLIFPKLRSEYKAKKAKRKKV comes from the coding sequence TTTACGGTTTAGTTGCTATGGGAGTTTATCTTACTTTTCGTATTTTAGATTTTCCCGATTTAACTGTTGATGGAAGTTTCACGCTAGGAGCAGCTACAACGGCTGCTCTAATAGTTTCAGGAGTAAATCCTTATTTATCAACTCTATTAGGTACACTTGCCGCAGCAAGTGCCGGTATTGTTACAGCTTGGTTAAATTTGCGTTTTAATATTCTTCATCTGCTTGCAAGTATTCTTACAATGACAGCTTTATATACAATAAATCTTCGTGTAATGGGAAAACCAAACCTTTCTTTAATCATGGAGCCTACGGTTTTAACTCCCTTTGAGGATTTAGGAATTCCTGCCATGTATTTAAAAGTTATATTCGTAGCTATTTGTGCAGTTATTGGAGGCTTGTTATTGTCATGGTTTTTATATACTCAATACGGTTTAGCAATGAGAGCAGTTGGTTCTAATAAAAGAATGGCTCAAGCAAACGGTATTGTTGTAAAAGAGAAAGTCTATGTGGGGCTAGCTTTATCAAACGGTTTAGTAGGACTTGCCGGAGCTTTATTTGCACAAACAAGTGGATTTGCTGATTCAACAATGGGGATTGGAACTATTGTTGTAGGACTTGCTGCTGTTATTATAGGTGAATCAATATTTGGAACAAAATCTATGTTAGTAGTTGTATTAAGTTGTATTTTGGGGTCAATTCTTTATAGAATTGCAGTTTCAATGGCACTTAATGCAGACTTCTTAGGTTTCCAAGCCTCTGATTTAAATCTACTTACGGCTGTACTTGTTACCTTGTCATTAATATTCCCGAAATTAAGAAGTGAATATAAAGCGAAAAAAGCAAAAAGGAAAAAAGTATGA
- a CDS encoding ABC transporter ATP-binding protein — MICCKDLHVTFNHGLATEKLALRGVDLTIPTGQFVTVIGSNGAGKSTLLNTIAGDIEATHGQIFFDDRDVTALPATGRTKDIARVFQDPLAGTCGNLTVEENMALAYGRGKRGTLSFALNSKLRKLFQEQLSRLNLGLEDRLTSQMGLLSGGQRQSVSLLMSALQPSSILLLDEHTAALDPKTAALIMDITSQIVEEKSLTVMMVTHSMRQALDHGSRTIMLHEGKIIFDLEGKERSDYEVKDLLNLFALARKDGEELDDDKLLLDS, encoded by the coding sequence ATGATTTGTTGTAAGGATTTACATGTTACTTTTAATCACGGCTTGGCAACTGAGAAATTAGCTTTAAGAGGCGTAGATTTAACAATACCAACCGGTCAATTCGTAACTGTAATTGGCTCAAACGGTGCAGGAAAATCAACCCTACTTAACACGATTGCAGGGGATATTGAAGCAACACATGGGCAGATATTTTTTGATGACAGAGATGTAACAGCATTACCTGCAACAGGTCGAACAAAAGATATAGCAAGAGTATTTCAAGACCCATTAGCTGGAACTTGCGGTAATTTAACCGTTGAAGAGAATATGGCTTTAGCTTACGGTAGAGGTAAAAGAGGAACTCTCTCTTTTGCACTAAATAGTAAACTTAGAAAACTTTTTCAAGAGCAATTAAGTAGACTTAATTTAGGGTTAGAAGATAGATTAACTTCTCAAATGGGACTTCTATCAGGAGGTCAGCGACAATCAGTTAGTCTTTTAATGTCTGCTTTACAACCAAGCAGTATTTTACTTTTGGATGAACATACAGCGGCACTGGACCCAAAAACAGCAGCACTTATTATGGATATTACTTCACAAATTGTTGAAGAGAAATCATTAACGGTAATGATGGTAACACACTCTATGAGACAAGCTTTAGACCATGGAAGCCGAACTATTATGTTACACGAAGGAAAAATTATCTTTGATTTAGAAGGTAAAGAAAGATCTGATTATGAGGTGAAAGATCTACTTAACTTATTTGCCCTTGCAAGAAAAGACGGCGAAGAGTTAGATGATGATAAATTATTATTAGACAGTTAA
- a CDS encoding ureidoglycolate lyase, producing MRMEIKPKPLTSEAFKKFGEVIEKEGRDSMMINRGSAKKFYEICNMDTNEKGGITTLHIYIGNKREFPLQIDMLEKHPLFSQTFLPRSKEPFYCVVALGGREPDLSTLEIFETNGDQGVHYNKGVWHFPLICIKDKEEFFVLDRAEIIKDEKLIVEQIEFNMKDEEIYLVRK from the coding sequence ATGAGAATGGAAATAAAACCAAAACCACTAACAAGTGAAGCCTTTAAAAAGTTTGGCGAAGTAATAGAAAAAGAGGGTAGAGACTCTATGATGATAAATAGGGGCTCTGCTAAAAAGTTTTATGAAATTTGTAATATGGATACAAATGAAAAAGGCGGAATTACTACTTTACATATTTATATAGGAAATAAAAGAGAGTTCCCTTTACAGATTGATATGTTAGAAAAACATCCTTTATTTTCTCAGACTTTTCTTCCAAGAAGCAAAGAACCTTTTTATTGTGTAGTAGCACTAGGAGGGAGAGAACCGGATTTATCAACACTTGAAATTTTTGAAACAAATGGAGATCAAGGTGTACACTATAATAAAGGAGTTTGGCATTTTCCGTTAATTTGTATAAAAGATAAAGAAGAATTTTTCGTTTTAGATAGAGCCGAGATAATTAAAGATGAAAAATTAATAGTAGAACAAATAGAATTTAATATGAAAGATGAAGAAATTTATTTAGTAAGAAAATAA